Within Deinococcus actinosclerus, the genomic segment CGAGGGCGGTGAGGTCCAGGCGACTCTGGCGCATCGGCAGGGCGGGCTGGGCGCCCAGCGTGGTCGCGAAGGTTTCCCCGGCGGGACTGCGGCTGCTCGTGCCGAAGGTGAGGGTGCCGCGTCCCAGCTCGTCGGCGTGGGTCAGCAGCCGGGTCAGGACCGCGCGGCCCAGGCCCTGGCGGCGGGCGGTGGGGTGCACGGTGAGGCGCAGGTGGGCCATGTGGGTGTTCTGCGTAAGGTCATACGACAGGCTGCCCCAGGCCAGCGCGCGCTCGCCGTCCCACACGGCGTAGTGCGCGCTGCGTTCGGTGGGCAGCTGGTGCGTGAGGCCCACGGCCTCGGTTTCGGGCAGGAGGGCCGGGTCGTCCGGGTGGGTGTGCGCGAAGGCGTCGGCGAGCAGCTGCCCGACGGCCAGGCGCTGGGCGGGGGTGGCGGCGTGAGGATCGAAGGGGGTCACGGTGGGCGCGGCGGGCCAGCCGGGGGCCGGGATGGCCTGGGGCTCCGGGGTGTTGGGCGCAGTGGAGGTCATGCCAGCAGTGTGCCCTGAGCCCGTCAGCGCGGCATGCGCCGGATGGCGGAGGGGGCGGATAGGCCAGATCGGCCCTTGCGGGACGCTACGCTGGGCGGGTGTTCGCGCATGCCATCGGGTTTGACGACGCTCCCTTCGCGCACGGCTGGCGGGGTGACGTGCCGGTCATCGGGACCGTGTACGCCCGCATCACGCTGCACGGTGTGGTGAGTGGCCGGGTGCGGCGCGACGGGCGCAACAGCACCCCCGAACTGGCCCGGCTGGTGAACGCCTCGCCCGAGCACCTCCAGCTCATCCTGCTCCAGGGCATCGCGCTGGCGGGCTTCAACGTCGTGGACCTGCACGCGCTGCGCGCGCAGACGGGCAAACCCGTGCTGGTCGTGGCGCGCCGCGCTCCGGACCTGACGCGTATCCGCTCGGCCCTCCTGACCCGCGTGCCCGGCGGGGCGCGCAAGTGGGCGCTGATCGAGGCCGCCGGGCCGATGGAGCCCTGCGCGGGGGTGTTCGTGCAGCGCGCCGGGCTCACGCTGGCGCAGGCCGAGGCGGCCCTGGGGGCCTTCACCGTCACGGGCCGCGTCCCGGAACCGCTGCGGGCCGCGCACCTGATCGCGCGGGGCGTCACGCAGGGCCACAGCCGGGGCGGGCGCGTCTGACGCCCGGCCCGTGATCCTCGGGGACCGCCGCGCCCCCTCTTTCCCCTCTCCTGAAATCTCAAGGCTTCCATCAGGTGCGGTCAGCCTGCCGTCACGCGCTCCGGGCACACTGGGTCTCATGAAAAGCAACCTGACTGCCCTGCTGGCCCTCGGTACCGCCGCTGCCCTGAGCACCGCCGGTGCCCAGGCGAAGATCAGCGCCCAGAGCATCATCGTGAACCCCACCCAGCCTGACCTGAGCGTCAGCGTGCGCGTGAACAAGGACACGACCGGCAACCAGAACCCCGCGTACCGCATCGACGAGCCGATCAGCGTCAGCACCACCGTCAACCGCGACGCGTACGTGTACCTGTTCAACGTGAACCCCGACGGCAGCGTCGACCAGATCCTCCCCAACCGCCTGAGCGGCGAGAACTTCGTCAAGGCGAACACCACCACCACCTTCCCCGCCGCCGGCGCGAACTTCACGTACACCGTGGGCGGCCCCATCGGGCAGAACAAGGTGCTGGCCCTGGCCAGCCTCACCCCGCTGAACCTCACGCAGATCAGCGAATTCAAGACTGCGCAGGACCAGTTCGCCACCGTCAAGACCCAGGGCGGCCAGACCGGCCTCGCCCAGGCGCTGAGCATCGTGGTCAACCCCCTGCCCCAGAACAGCTGGGTGAGCGACACCGCGTTCTACACCGTCGCCGCGCAGAACCCCGTCAGCACCGGCAGCCTGTTCGTCGGCACGAACGTCGGCAACGCCACCGTCACCCTGAACGGCCAGCGCCTGGGCGGCGCGAACGTCACCTACAGCAACCTGCGCCCCGGCAGCTACCCCGTGCGGGTGCAGGCCCCCGGCTACAGTGACTTCAGCACCACCGTCACCATCCGCGCCGGCGGCACCACCAACCTGAACGTCGAGTTCGCGCAGCCCATCGCCGCGCCCGTCAGCAGCGGCAACCCGGTCCTCGACCTGATCGGCAACCTGCTCGGCGCGATCGCCGGCACCACCATCCAGGACCCGGCCCGCAGCGCCTACGACCAGAAGGTCCGCGACCTGCAGAACATGGGCTACACCCTGCAGCAGACCCGTCAGACGACCACCGGCTACACCGGCACGCTCGTGAAGGGCGCGACCACCGCCACCCTGACCGTGGACCGCGGCGTGAACCGCACCGTGCGCGTGAACGTCAGCGAGACCACCACCTACCAGTACTGATCCACCACATGAAAGGGGGCCGCGCAGCGAATGTGCGGCCCCCTTTCTGCTGTTGCTGGTCAGGCCTGCATCTGCCCGCGCAGGAACGCCATCAGGCCCCGGATGTGCTCGCGGTCGAAGCGGAACTCCACGCCCGCCGCGCGGTACAGCTCGGGCACGCTGACGGTGCTGCCCAGGCGCAGGCTGGCGCGGTAGCGGTCCAGTGCGCCCGCCGGGTCCGCCTGCGCGGCGCGCCAGATGCCGGTCGCTGCGAGATAACACATGGCGTACTCGATGTAGTAGAAGGGCACCTGGAACACGTGGTAGTACTGCCAGCCCTTCGCGCGGGCCCGCTCGTCCAGACCGTCCCAGTTCACGAACGGGTGGAAGGTCCGGTCGAGTTCCAGCCACTTGGCGTCCAGCGCCTCGGTGCCGACGTCCTCTGGCGCCTCGGCGTACAGCCAGTGCTGGAAGGCGTCCATCTGCGCCGCCCAGGGCAGGAACGCGATCACACCTTCCAGCTGCTTCTGGCGGTAGCGGCTCAGTTCCTCGGGCGTGAACACGTGCCCCAGATGGTCCAGCGTCAGGAACTCCATGGCCATGCTGGGAATCTCCACGAACTCGATGGGGCTCCAGCGGTTCCACACGAGCGGCTGCGCGTCCCCGCTGTAGAAGCCGTGAAAGGCGTGCCCCATCTCGTGGAACAGCACGCGGACGTCCTCGGCGGTGCCCACCACGTTCATCAGTACGAACGGTTCGTTGTGAGTGGGGAAGTACTGACAGTACGCGTGCGTCATCTTGCCCGGGCGGGATTCCAGGTCCAGCAGACCGCCCGCGCGCATCTGCCCGAAGCGCGCGCCCAGGCCCGCATCGAGCGCGTCGAAGGCCACCTGCGCCAGCGTCTCCAGCTGCGCGCCCGTCTGGAACGGCGCCAGCGGCGCGCGGCCCTGCGGGTCGAGCAGGTTGTTGCGGTTGTAATCCCAGGGGCGCACCGAGTCCAGGCCCAGCTGCGCGGCAATGTCCCCGGCCAGCTGCGCGGTCAGGGGCACGACCTCGTCCCGCACGGCCTCGTGGAACGCGGCGCAGTCTGCTGGCGTGTAGTCCACGCGGTCCAGGACCTTCCACTGGTAGTCGCGGAAGTTCGCCTCGTCCGCGTTGCGGGCCAGCTGCCAGCGCGTGGCGAGCAGGTCCCGCATCACGCCGTCCAGATCGGCCGCCACACCCAGGTTGCTCTCGGTCAGCGCGCGCCACGCCGCCTCACGCTCGGCGCGCACGGGGTGGTCGAGGCGCTGCTTGGCCTGCGGGATGGTCAGCGCCTCGCCGCGCAGCGTGACCCCCTGGTTGCCCGTGATCACCGAGTGGCGGTTCTTCTGCTCCTCGTGCGTGACGCCCAGCGCCACGTTCGCCTCGCGGTACAGCGCCGCCTCGTCCCGCATGCGGCGGTACGTCAGCGCGAAACCGGCGTCCGGCACGTAGTCCGGCACGGCCAGCAGCTTCTCCTTGAGTGCCTGCTCGGCGCGCGCCGCCTCGGGCATCACCGTGCCGGTGAAGGCCTGGAAGCGCGACTGCACCTCGGGCTGATCGGTGTGCAGGTCGGCGTGCGTCGCCAGTTTCGCCGCGACGCTGTGCAGCTCACCGCTCAGGTCGCTCCACTGCGTGAGCCACGCGGGCACGTCCGCCGCGCTGAGCGGGGCGTCCAGCAGCGCCTGCACGCGCGGCGCGAACGCCTCCCAGCGGGTCAGGGCGTCCGGGACGGCCAGGGTGGCTTCAACGGCACTCAGATCTGTGGCGGTCATTGGCGCGAGTGTACCGCCCCGCGCGGCGCCTTCTCACGCCGCCTTACTCGCGTGGCGCGCGGTTCGGTTTGCCCGGACGGCCCCCGCCCCGGCCGGTCTCGGGCAGCGCCTTGATCTCGGCTTCCGTCAGGCGGCGTAGCTCGGCGGCGGGCACGTCGGTCAGGACGCCCTGATCGGTCGTGACGTCCACCGTCCCGGCCAGCGGGTGCAGTTTCGTGACCTTCCCGCACGCGCCGCTCCCCTCGTGGCACACCCGGGCGTTCTTGCGCGGCAGGTCCTTGAGCAGATCCAGGTACTGGGTGTGCTCGAACTGCAGGCAGCACAGCAGCCGCCCGCACGGCCCGGACAGTTTCTCCGGGTTCAGCGGCAGCTGCTGGTCGCGCGCCATGCGGATACTGACCGGCGCGAAGTCCTGCAGGTGCGTCGAGGAGCAGTTCTCGCGCCCGCACGCGCCCAGCGTGCCGATCATCTGCGCCTGCTCGCGCGGGCCGACCGCCGCGAAGTTCACGCGGGCGCGGGTGTGCCCACGAAGCTCGCTGATCAGGCCAGTCAGCTCGATGCGTTCCTCGGCGCTGTAACTGACCGTCACGAGGCTCTCGTCCAGCGTGAACTCGACCGCCACGACCTTCACCGGGAGGCTACGCTGCCGGGCGCGGGCGCGCAGCAGCCACTTCAGGTCTTCACCGGTGCGGTGCAGCTCCTCCCAGCGGCTCACGTCCTCGGGGCTGGCGGCGCGCAACACCGCGCCGTAGCGTTCCTGCTCCTGCGGCGGCGTGGGCTCGCCGCGCACGGTCGCGACCTCGGGGCCGCGCTTGCCCTGCACGACCACGCGGGTGCCCACCGGGTGCGCGACCTCGCTCAGCATGGGATGCAGGCGGGGACTGCGCTCGAAACGGATGGGCAGGACAACCATGACGCGCAGGATGTCACGCCGCGCGGGGGGCCGTCGAGACCCCGTGCACAAAGCCCCCGCCGCGCGCGGGGCGGGGCAGGGGCCGGATGGGGGAGATCACACGGGATTCAAGTGATTCCACGTCATCCGGAGTCGCCCGGTGGCCCCCTCACCCTTCCGCCGCTTCGCTCCACTGCTGCGCAGCTCTACGAGTCTCACAGGGGGAGAGGGGACAACGGAACGCGATCAAGTCGGAAGCAGGGCACGTGGATCCCGAATCAGAGGATGCGCTGGCCGAGCAGGCTGGCGGCCATGCCGACCATGACCTCCGCCGTCTGGTTGCGGGTGTCCAGGATCGGGTTGACCTCCACGATGTCCATGCTCGTCACGCGGCCCGACTCGGACAGCAGTTCCATCAGCAGGTGCCCCTCGCGGTACGTCAGGCCGCCGGGGACGGGCGTGCCCACGCCGGGGCACACGCCGGGGTCCAGCGCGTCCGCGTCGAAGGACACGTGCAGCCGCTCGGTGCCGCTCAGGCGTTCGATCGTCTCCTCGTGGATGCGGGTGATGCCCAGCTGGTCCACGTCCTTCATGGTGTACGCCTTGATGCCCGCCTCGCGCAGCAGCTCACGCTCGTGGGGGTCCACGCTGCGGATGCCGATCATGACGATGTCCTCGGGCCGCATGTGCCAGCCGCCGCCCAGGCCGCTCAGGCGCGGGTCGCCCAGGCCGGTCAGGTGCGCGACCGGCATGCCGTGGATGTTCCCGCTGGGGCTGCTGCCCGGCGTGTTGTAGTCGGTGTGGGCGTCCACCCAGATCAGGCCCATGCGCGCGCCCGCCGGGTTCCCGCGCAGGGCGTTGCCGGTCACGGTGCCCATGCTGACGCTGTGGTCCCCGCCGATGGTCAGCGGGAAGGTGCCCTCCGGCAGCGCCGCGAGCCGGTCGCGGGTGCCCTGGCAGGCGTCCAGGATGGGGTCCAGGAACACCATGCCGCCCTCGCTGTGCTTGTCCGCCGTCTCGGGCAGCGCCACGCGCACGTCGCCCAGGTCGGTCACGCTGTGGCCGAGGTCGCGCAGCGCGCGGGTCAGGTGGGCGTTGCGCAGCGCGGACGGGCCCATGTCCACGCCACGGCGGCCCGCCCCGAGGTCCATCGGGATACCCAGAATCGAGAGGTTCATGCACTCCAGCCTAAGGGGTCCGGGGCGGTATGCCTTACGGCTGCAACATTATTTCCGCCTGCCGCGTCCAGATGAGAGGCGCTGAGTATTCATGTGCATAGTCATGCTGACGAGTGCTCAGGTGGCGGTGTGCGACCACAGGATCAGCGGGCTGTCCTCGTCGCTGTGGCCGGTGCCCACCGGCCGGAAGCCCAGTTTCGTCAGGACCCGCGCGCTGGCCGGGTTGCTCACGGCCGTCTCGGCAGTGACGGCCCGCACGCGCGGCCCCGCGTGCAGGTGCGCCACCAGCGCTCCCACCGCCTCGGTGGCCAGACCCTGCCCCCACACCGCCGGGTTGAACCCGTACCCGATCTCCTGCGCGCCGTCCGGCGAGGGGGGCGCCTTCGTGCCCAGCATCCCGACCGCCTCGCCGGTGTCCCGCTGCGCGGCGATGAACGAGCCCGCCACCTCTCCCTGTTGCCCGGTCAGGGCTGCCAGCAGGACCGGGAACACGGACAGCGGGTCGCCCGGCCACTGCGGCCCGAACCGCACGTCCAGCGGCCCGTCCGGGCCGTCCAGGGGCAGCGTGAAGGTGTCGGTCTCCAGGCGGCGGGCCAGCACCGCGCGGCACAGGGGCAGCAGGAGTAAACGGGGCGTGAGGAGTGCAGGCATCCCCCGCACGGTACCCTGCGCCGTTAGACACGCGGCCCCGACTGACCGGGACTGGCGGTACACTCGGCCATCATCACCGCGTTTCACCCGCCTCCGGACCGGCCGGAGCGCCCCCCTGTCCCCCATGACTGCGCCCCCATGACGCCCCCTGCCCTGCCCCCCCTGTCCCGCGCCCCGCTGGGGAAGCGGGTGATGGTGCTGGCCGATCATGTCCACCCGTTCGTGTACCGCTCGGCGTTCCCGCAGGGCGTGCCCGCGGTGGACGCGGTGCTGGCCGCCGGGGACCTGCCCGGCTACTACCTGGAGTTCCTGGCGACGAAACTCACGGTGCCCATCATCTACGTGCACGGCAATCACGAGAACGAGTACGTGAACGAGGGGGACGGCCGCATTCCTCCACGCGGCGTGATCGCCGCGCACGGCCGCGTGGTCGAGGAGGCCGGGCTGCGCGTGGCGGGCTGGGGCGGCGTGCCGCGCTACCGCGGTGACGGCGAGGGTCAGTACACCCGCGCGCAGGCCCGCTGGGGGCTGGGGCGGCTGGCGTGGCAGGCGCGGCGCGGCGTGGACGTCCTGCTGACGCACGCGCCCCCCACCGGCCCGCACGCCGGGAGTGACTACGCGCACCGGGGCTGCCCGGACATCAACGCGTTCATGGGTCGCCGTCACCCCCGGCTGGTCGTGCACGGGCACATCCACGAGTACGAGGGGAAGAAACTGGAGTACCTGGACCCGGAGAGCGGCGCGCGGGTCATCAACGCGTACGGGTACCACGTCGTGGACCTGTAGGTGTACGGAACTGCGGGCAGAAGACGGATTTGTGACGACTGGAACAGTGTCGGGCTGCGCCAATTAGCTTAAGGCTGGCTGTAGATCCGGCACATGCGGCGCTGACAGTCACGGGGCATACTTCGCCTCGGCCTGGTGAGGTCGCCCCCACGGGGCGAAGGCCGAGAGGGAGACGCCCACCTCTTCACCAACGGGCGCGCGAGCAGGTCGCAGGCCACCCGGCCAGTGCGCGGAAGGTGCAAGTCCTTCAACCTGACCCAACCAGAGCTTCCCCTGACCGCCCCGGACCCCACCTCCGGGGCGTCAGTCTGTTGAGGCCCCGCTGCCCGACGCGGGTTGCTAGGCTGCCCGGGATGCGCGCCCTGCTGCCCCGCCTGCTGGCCCCACTGCTGCTGAGTGCGGGCGTCGCCGGGGCCGCCCCCCTGACGGTCGAGGTGAGGTTCGACCTGCGGGCCGTCCTGGTGAACCGCGAGGCCCCCAGCGCCCTGAGCCTGCACGTCGCGGGCGGTGCGCCCCGGCCGCTGCGGCTGCGCGGCCCGGCCAGCGTCACCCACCCGGAGTCCTTCGGGCTGCTGCTGCCCGTCCGGCTGACCCTGCCCGCCGCGCCTGCCGGAGAGGTGAGCCTGCGGGGGCCGCTGTTCGTGTGCGGGCTGCGTGAACGCGTGTGCCGCCGCATAGAGCTCAACCTCCCCGTGCCCGTCACCGGGGGCGTGGCGCGGGTGACCGTCACGGACGCCGACCTCGCCCCGCGCCGCAGCCTGTGGCCGGGCCGCTAGCATGACCGGATGACCAGTCAGGCCCCCAAGACGAACGCCCGGCACCTGCGAGACTTTCACGACGCCATCGGCGAGGACCGCCGCGACACCCCCACGCCTCCGGACCGCGACCTGCTGACGCTGCGCCGCACCCTCATCCAGGAGGAGGCGGCCGAGGTGGACGCCGAATTCCAGTCCCTCGCCGCCCGACTGGACGCCGGGGAGACCCTGGCTCCTGGCGACCTGACCGCCCTGGCGCACGAACTGGCCGACCTGCTGTACGTCACGTACGGCGCCTTCGACCGCCTGGGCCTGGATGCCGACGCCGTGTTCGCCGAGGTGCACCGCGCCAACCTCACGAAAGCCAGCGGACCACGCCGCGCCGACGGGAAGATCCTCAAGCCTGAAGGGTGGCAGCCCGCCGACGTCCGCGCGGTGATTGAACGGGCAGTGGGCGGTAGGTAGTGGGGAGTGGGCAGTAGGGAGTGGGACAAGAGGAAGGGCACCGCCGATCTGGGGTGCCCTTCCTGCCTTTTCCACTCACCTTCCTACTGCCCACTGCCTCCGTCAGAACGGTGGTTCGTCGTCCGCGCGGGTCGGGGCAGGCCGGGCCAGTGCGGGGGCCGGGCGGGTGGGGGCGGGACGCGCCGCCTGGGTGGGGGCCTGCGTGGGCGTGCCGGGGCGGCTGCCGGGGGTGGCGTAGCGCTCCTGCCGTTTGCCGCCGCGGAAGATGGCGAGGGTCACGTACTCGAATTCGCCGTCGCTCTTCTCCCGGATGTGTTCGGGGTCGGTGCTCTTGGCGCCGCGGGAGTATTTGACGGCGGCGGGGAGTTTCATCTTGCGGCTGTCGACCGCCTCGAGTTCACGGCGGCGGTAGGCGTGACCCTTGTGGATGACGAGTTCCTCGCCGTCGGGGCTGGTCCATTTGCGGGCGCCGATGAGGTGCCAGTCGAAGTCGGGTTCGTTCTCCAGGGGGAACTGGTAGCCGCCGCTGGGGATCTCGCCGCTGGTCCAGCCGAGGCGGCCGTACTGGCGCTGGGTGTCGAGGAGTGCCGAGGCGTTCTCGACGTCCACGGTGACTTTCGCGCCCAGGTCGGTGGTGAATTCAATGTGTAGCATCTGACCTCCTTATGTAAATAACATAACACGGTTGGAGGGTTCTGAACAGTGCCCGCTCAGCCCTCGCGGCGCAGCACATAGAAGGCCCGCTCCCCCTCGCGCGCCAGATCCACCACCGCGAAGCCATGCGCCAGCGCCCCGCCCAGCACCTCACGCAGCGCCAGCCGCCACGCGCGCCGCACGGGCTCCGGCAGAGCGTCCACGCGCAGCGGCACCTCGGCCAGCAGCGTCGGGGCCAGGAGCACCTCACCCTCCAGAGGCAGAGCCGTGCCCGGCACGTCCCCCCGCGCCTCCAGCACCCGCAGCCCCTCCGGGGGCGGGGCCGGACGTTCCAGGGGGCCGCGCGCCAGATCCCACTTGATCAGCAGGCGGTCCGCCGGAAACGCCCCGGCTCGGTCCTCCTCCAGCGCGTACCAGTCCGGCAGGTACGTCCGCGCGGCGGCCCCCAGCTTCCCCAGGTTCAGGCGGGCATTCCGGGTCACCAGCGGATCGAAGGTCCACGTCATGCGGGTCAGGCCCTGCTCCAGCGCCAGCCGCCGCTGCACGTCCTTCAGCGCCACCGCCAGTCCCGAGCCCCGGCAGGCCGGATCAACGGCCAGCAGGTGCGAGTGATGCCACACCGCGCCGCCTTGCAGCGCCGGGAAGCCGAACGCCAGCCCCACCGGCCGCTCCGGCTGGTCCACCGGGTACGCCCCCAGCACGATCCCGCCCGTCACGCCGCTGATCCGGAACAGTGTGCCCGGCGTCACCTCACGGTCGGCGTAGCCCCACGCGGCCACCTGCACGCCCTCCAGCGCCCGGAACGCCCAGGGGTCCACCACCTCGCGGATCACGAACCCCGGCGGACTCCACTCCGGGAACGCCCGCCCCTCGACCGGCACGCGGATCACGCGCGGAATTCCTCCTGCACCTCGGCCACGCCCGACACGAACTCCCGGTCCAGGGTCACGCCCGTGCCCGGCCCCTGCGGCACCGGCATCAGGCCGTCCGTGGCTTCCAGCCCTTCCTCGATCACGTCCTTCTCCCAGTAGCGGCTCGCGCTGCTCGTGTCACCCGGCAGCGTGAAGTTCGGCAGGGTCGACAGGTGAATGTTGTGCGCCCGGCCGATCCCGCTTTCCAGCATCCCGCCGCACCACACGGGCGCCCCGAACGCCTGCGCCACGTCATGCACCCGCCGCGCCTCCGCGTGACCGCCCACGCGGGCCACCTTCACGTTCACCACGCCCCCCGACCCCAGCGCCAGCCCCTTGCGGGCGTCCTGCGCGCTCGCCACGCTCTCGTCGAGACACAGCGGCGTGCTCAGGCGGCCCTGCAACTCGGCGTGATCCACGAGGTCATCCCACGCCAGCGGCTGCTCGATATACGTCAGCCCGAACGCATCCAGCGCCCGCAGCCGCCCCGTGTCCGCCAGCGTGTACGCGCTGTTCGCGTCCACCGTCAGGCGGATGTCCGGGAACGCCTCCCGCACGGCCCGCACCGGCTGCACGTCCCAGCCGGGCTTGATCTTCAACTTGATCCGCCGGTAGCCCTGCTCCACGTGACGGCGCACCACGTCCACCGTCGCCGCCTCGTCCGGCTGGATGCCCAGGCTCACGCCGACCTCCACCGTGTCCTTCCGGCCACCCAGCAGCTGCCCCAGCGGCACGCCCAGCTGCCGCGCCCACAGGTCCCACGCGGCCATCTCCACCATCGCCCGCGCCATCCGGTTCCCCCGGAACGACCCCAGCGCGTCATGCAGCGCCTCCGGATTCGCGAAGGGGCGCCCCAGCACACGCGGCAGGAACACCTCACGCAGCAGGTGCAGCGCCCCGGCGATGGTCTCCTCGCGGTACATCGGCGCGAACTCCATCGTGCCCTCCGACACGCCCTGCACCCCACCGCCATGCAGCACGAGCAGCGGCACGACCTTCTCTGTCTGCACCCCGAAGCTCGTCTCGAACCGGAACTTCAAAGGCAAGCGCACCACCAGCAGTTCTGCCGCTTCAATCGTGAACATGCCCCAGTATGCGCAGCGCAGGGAGCGGGGGGCCGCGTGTCATACGCAAATCAGTGACCCGCCGCCAGCCAGGAGAAGGAATCAGACGGGAGAGGGGAGAGGAGGCACCAGTCCAACCCGGCCTGGGTGACAAGCAGGCTGGTGGCCGACGCTCGGGGCCCGTCCCAGGCGCGTTTCCCGGAGACCTAAGGGAGTCTCTGGGGGAGGGTGTTGACAGATTCAGGCAGGACCTGTATCTTTTCTGAGCCTCAAGCGAGGCGGGAAGCATGACAGGCGAAGAGATGAGTGAACAGGCCGATCCGACAGGGTCGGGTGAGCGGCACGCCCCCCGGTGTGCTCCAGACTCACGAAACGGACGACACCCCTTGGGGTGAAGTCAACAACGGTACCCAATGGGTACAGCCAAGCGCAAGCTTGGGTCAACACTTATCGATACCGCTCCGCTTGCGGAGCGTTATGGAACCATTTTTTGGAGAGTTTGATCCTGGCTCAGGGTGAACGCTGGCGGCGTGCTTAAGACATGCAAGTCGAACGGTCCCTTCGGGGATAGTGGCGCACGGGTGAGTAACGCGTAACTGACCTACCCCAAAGTCGCGGATAACGATTCGAAAGAATCGCTAATACGTGATGTGCTGTCAGATTGTGTTCTGCCAGTAAAGATTTATTGCTTTGGGATGGGGTTGCGTTCCATCAGCTAGTTGGTGGGGTAAAGGCCTACCAAGGCGACGACGGATAGCCGGCCTGAGAGGGTGGCCGGCCACAGGGGCACTGAGACACGGGTCCCACTCCTACGGGAGGCAGCAGTTAGGAATCTTCCACAATGGGCGAAAGCCTGATGGAGCGACGCCGCGTGAGGGATGAAGGTCTTCGGATTGTAAACCTCTGAATCAGGGACGAAAGACGCGTAAGCGGGATGACGGTACCTGAGTAATAGCACCGGCTAACTCCGTGCCAGCAGCCGCGGTAATACGGAGGGTGCAAGCGTTACCCGGAATCACTGGGCGTAAAGGGCGTGTAGGCGGACACTTAAGTCTGGTTTTAAAGACTGCGGCTCAACCGCAGGGATGGACTGGATACTGGGTGTCTTGACCTCTGGAGAGAGAACTGGAATTCCTGGTGTAGCGGTGGAATGCGTAGATACCAGGAGGAACACCAATGGCGAAGGCAGGTTCTTGGACAGAAGGTGACGCTGAGGCGCGAAAGTGTGGGGAGCGAACCGGATTAGATACCCGGGTAGTCCACACCCTAAACGATGTACGTTGGCTAACCGCAGGATGCTGTGGTTGGCGAAGCTAACGCGATAAACGTACCGCCTGGGAAGTACGGCCGCAAGGTTGAAACTCAAAGGAATTGACGGGGGCCCGCACAAGCGGTGGAGCATGTGGTTTAATTCGAAGCAACGCGAAGAACCTTACCAGGTCTTGACATGCTAGGAACTCCTGAGAGATCAGGAGGTGCCCTTCG encodes:
- a CDS encoding GNAT family N-acetyltransferase; its protein translation is MTSTAPNTPEPQAIPAPGWPAAPTVTPFDPHAATPAQRLAVGQLLADAFAHTHPDDPALLPETEAVGLTHQLPTERSAHYAVWDGERALAWGSLSYDLTQNTHMAHLRLTVHPTARRQGLGRAVLTRLLTHADELGRGTLTFGTSSRSPAGETFATTLGAQPALPMRQSRLDLTALDHDLLSRWQARPDSEPFHLHLWQRVPDDYLTRVADMMMVMNTAPKGDLEQQDWTITPDMIRSWEAMIEEANETRFMMAVEDTRTGILDAYSEVFWMPERAALVYQGATAVRPSARGQGLGKWVKAAMLSHVLHACPGARWVQTNNANENAPMLGINVALGFTPYSTFTEWQLKRG
- a CDS encoding DUF99 family protein; amino-acid sequence: MFAHAIGFDDAPFAHGWRGDVPVIGTVYARITLHGVVSGRVRRDGRNSTPELARLVNASPEHLQLILLQGIALAGFNVVDLHALRAQTGKPVLVVARRAPDLTRIRSALLTRVPGGARKWALIEAAGPMEPCAGVFVQRAGLTLAQAEAALGAFTVTGRVPEPLRAAHLIARGVTQGHSRGGRV
- a CDS encoding DUF4384 domain-containing protein, which translates into the protein MKSNLTALLALGTAAALSTAGAQAKISAQSIIVNPTQPDLSVSVRVNKDTTGNQNPAYRIDEPISVSTTVNRDAYVYLFNVNPDGSVDQILPNRLSGENFVKANTTTTFPAAGANFTYTVGGPIGQNKVLALASLTPLNLTQISEFKTAQDQFATVKTQGGQTGLAQALSIVVNPLPQNSWVSDTAFYTVAAQNPVSTGSLFVGTNVGNATVTLNGQRLGGANVTYSNLRPGSYPVRVQAPGYSDFSTTVTIRAGGTTNLNVEFAQPIAAPVSSGNPVLDLIGNLLGAIAGTTIQDPARSAYDQKVRDLQNMGYTLQQTRQTTTGYTGTLVKGATTATLTVDRGVNRTVRVNVSETTTYQY
- a CDS encoding M3 family oligoendopeptidase; protein product: MTATDLSAVEATLAVPDALTRWEAFAPRVQALLDAPLSAADVPAWLTQWSDLSGELHSVAAKLATHADLHTDQPEVQSRFQAFTGTVMPEAARAEQALKEKLLAVPDYVPDAGFALTYRRMRDEAALYREANVALGVTHEEQKNRHSVITGNQGVTLRGEALTIPQAKQRLDHPVRAEREAAWRALTESNLGVAADLDGVMRDLLATRWQLARNADEANFRDYQWKVLDRVDYTPADCAAFHEAVRDEVVPLTAQLAGDIAAQLGLDSVRPWDYNRNNLLDPQGRAPLAPFQTGAQLETLAQVAFDALDAGLGARFGQMRAGGLLDLESRPGKMTHAYCQYFPTHNEPFVLMNVVGTAEDVRVLFHEMGHAFHGFYSGDAQPLVWNRWSPIEFVEIPSMAMEFLTLDHLGHVFTPEELSRYRQKQLEGVIAFLPWAAQMDAFQHWLYAEAPEDVGTEALDAKWLELDRTFHPFVNWDGLDERARAKGWQYYHVFQVPFYYIEYAMCYLAATGIWRAAQADPAGALDRYRASLRLGSTVSVPELYRAAGVEFRFDREHIRGLMAFLRGQMQA
- a CDS encoding PSP1 domain-containing protein; translation: MVVLPIRFERSPRLHPMLSEVAHPVGTRVVVQGKRGPEVATVRGEPTPPQEQERYGAVLRAASPEDVSRWEELHRTGEDLKWLLRARARQRSLPVKVVAVEFTLDESLVTVSYSAEERIELTGLISELRGHTRARVNFAAVGPREQAQMIGTLGACGRENCSSTHLQDFAPVSIRMARDQQLPLNPEKLSGPCGRLLCCLQFEHTQYLDLLKDLPRKNARVCHEGSGACGKVTKLHPLAGTVDVTTDQGVLTDVPAAELRRLTEAEIKALPETGRGGGRPGKPNRAPRE
- the rocF gene encoding arginase — protein: MNLSILGIPMDLGAGRRGVDMGPSALRNAHLTRALRDLGHSVTDLGDVRVALPETADKHSEGGMVFLDPILDACQGTRDRLAALPEGTFPLTIGGDHSVSMGTVTGNALRGNPAGARMGLIWVDAHTDYNTPGSSPSGNIHGMPVAHLTGLGDPRLSGLGGGWHMRPEDIVMIGIRSVDPHERELLREAGIKAYTMKDVDQLGITRIHEETIERLSGTERLHVSFDADALDPGVCPGVGTPVPGGLTYREGHLLMELLSESGRVTSMDIVEVNPILDTRNQTAEVMVGMAASLLGQRIL
- a CDS encoding GNAT family N-acetyltransferase, with translation MPALLTPRLLLLPLCRAVLARRLETDTFTLPLDGPDGPLDVRFGPQWPGDPLSVFPVLLAALTGQQGEVAGSFIAAQRDTGEAVGMLGTKAPPSPDGAQEIGYGFNPAVWGQGLATEAVGALVAHLHAGPRVRAVTAETAVSNPASARVLTKLGFRPVGTGHSDEDSPLILWSHTAT
- a CDS encoding metallophosphoesterase family protein, whose translation is MTPPALPPLSRAPLGKRVMVLADHVHPFVYRSAFPQGVPAVDAVLAAGDLPGYYLEFLATKLTVPIIYVHGNHENEYVNEGDGRIPPRGVIAAHGRVVEEAGLRVAGWGGVPRYRGDGEGQYTRAQARWGLGRLAWQARRGVDVLLTHAPPTGPHAGSDYAHRGCPDINAFMGRRHPRLVVHGHIHEYEGKKLEYLDPESGARVINAYGYHVVDL